Proteins encoded in a region of the Oceanibaculum nanhaiense genome:
- a CDS encoding class I SAM-dependent methyltransferase, whose amino-acid sequence MQTDKQEKRPTMQAQHSEETAPFGFREVKAAEKHGLVQTLFGGVAHNYDLMNDLMSGGVHRLWKSAMLDWLAPRPGMRLLDVAGGTGDIAFRFQDRGGGPVMVCDLTPEMLAVGRDRAIDGGRLKPYAAGGIDWVAGNAESLPVADRSVDAYTIAFGLRNVTRIDKALAEAHRVLKPGGRFLCLEFSHVVLPVLDKLYDAYSFSVLPALGQYVAKDRDAYVYLAESIRTFPPQEELAARIRAVGFERVSYRNLSGGIAALHSGWRI is encoded by the coding sequence ATGCAGACCGACAAGCAGGAAAAGCGGCCGACCATGCAGGCTCAGCACAGCGAGGAGACCGCCCCCTTCGGCTTTCGCGAGGTGAAGGCGGCGGAGAAGCACGGCCTGGTGCAGACGCTGTTCGGCGGCGTCGCCCATAATTACGACCTGATGAACGATTTGATGAGCGGCGGCGTCCACCGGCTGTGGAAGTCGGCGATGCTGGACTGGCTGGCGCCGCGCCCCGGCATGCGGCTGCTCGACGTGGCCGGCGGCACCGGCGATATCGCCTTCCGCTTCCAGGATCGCGGCGGCGGGCCGGTCATGGTCTGCGACCTGACACCGGAAATGCTGGCGGTCGGGCGTGACCGCGCCATCGATGGCGGCCGGCTGAAACCCTATGCCGCGGGCGGCATCGACTGGGTTGCCGGCAATGCCGAGAGCCTGCCGGTGGCCGACCGGTCGGTCGATGCCTATACCATTGCCTTCGGGCTGCGCAACGTGACCCGCATCGACAAGGCGCTGGCCGAGGCGCACCGTGTGCTGAAGCCGGGCGGCCGCTTCCTGTGCCTGGAATTCAGCCATGTCGTGCTGCCGGTGCTGGACAAGCTCTATGACGCCTATTCCTTCAGCGTGCTGCCGGCGCTGGGCCAGTATGTGGCGAAGGACCGCGACGCCTATGTCTATCTGGCCGAGAGCATCCGCACCTTCCCGCCGCAGGAGGAACTGGCGGCACGCATCCGGGCCGTCGGGTTCGAACGGGTGAGCTACCGCAACCTGTCGGGCGGTATCGCGGCGCTGCATTCCGGCTGGCGTATCTGA
- the ubiB gene encoding 2-polyprenylphenol 6-hydroxylase, with protein sequence MLRALRNTGRLIGIVRILARHDALFPLEAVPGLPALRWFGRFLARIGRKRGRQQRPGLRLAAALQEMGPSFIKLGQTLATRSDLLGEDVAADLSTLQDRLPPFSSARARATIEAELGQTLTALFASFDDRPVAAASISQVHFAETPEGVRVAVKVLRPGIEAAFARDLDLFDWIAETVEQVQPQLRRLKPRAVVATFAATVRAEMDLRLEAAAAAELSDNFVDYDGFRVPQVDWQRTARRVLTLERIDGIRIDDVAALKEAGHDTDMLLRQSAEVFFLQVFRDGFFHADMHPGNMFVDADGVLRPVDFGIMGRLDVKTRYFLADMLLGFLNGDYRRVAEVHFQAGYVPADQSIDDFMQACRAIGEPILGRPVHEISVARLLAQLFQVTETFAMETQPQLLLLQKTMLVAEGVGRTLNPTLNMWELARPLIEDWMRAHRGPEARIRQAALDIGLIVERLPALLGQIERAADRLADPAGVKLHPDTAAALLRRRRNGAVALWPLWLALLLVSLAAVLY encoded by the coding sequence ATGCTGCGTGCCCTCCGCAATACCGGCCGACTGATCGGCATTGTGCGCATCCTGGCCCGGCATGATGCGCTGTTTCCGCTGGAGGCGGTGCCCGGCCTGCCGGCGCTGCGCTGGTTCGGACGCTTTCTGGCCAGGATCGGTCGCAAGCGCGGCCGGCAGCAACGCCCCGGCCTGCGCCTCGCCGCCGCGCTGCAGGAGATGGGCCCCAGCTTCATCAAGCTGGGGCAGACGCTGGCCACACGCTCCGACCTGCTGGGCGAGGATGTCGCCGCCGATCTTTCCACCCTGCAGGACCGGTTGCCGCCCTTTTCCAGCGCCCGCGCCCGCGCCACCATCGAGGCGGAGCTGGGGCAGACGCTGACCGCGCTGTTCGCCAGCTTCGATGACCGTCCGGTGGCCGCCGCCTCGATCAGCCAGGTGCATTTCGCCGAGACGCCGGAAGGGGTGCGGGTTGCGGTGAAGGTGCTGCGGCCCGGCATCGAGGCCGCTTTCGCCCGCGATCTTGACCTGTTCGACTGGATCGCCGAGACGGTGGAGCAGGTGCAGCCGCAGCTACGCCGGCTGAAGCCGCGCGCGGTGGTCGCCACCTTCGCCGCCACGGTGCGTGCCGAGATGGATTTGCGGCTGGAGGCCGCCGCCGCCGCCGAGCTGTCCGACAATTTTGTCGATTATGATGGCTTCCGCGTGCCCCAGGTGGACTGGCAGCGCACCGCCCGCCGGGTGCTGACGCTGGAGCGCATCGACGGTATCCGCATCGACGATGTGGCGGCGCTGAAGGAGGCCGGTCACGATACCGACATGCTGCTGCGCCAGTCGGCGGAAGTGTTCTTCCTGCAGGTGTTCCGCGACGGCTTCTTCCATGCCGACATGCATCCCGGCAACATGTTCGTAGATGCCGACGGTGTGCTGCGCCCGGTCGATTTCGGCATCATGGGCCGGCTCGACGTGAAGACCCGCTATTTCCTGGCGGACATGCTGCTGGGCTTCCTGAACGGCGATTACCGCCGTGTCGCCGAGGTGCATTTCCAGGCCGGCTATGTCCCCGCCGACCAGTCTATCGACGATTTCATGCAGGCCTGCCGCGCCATCGGCGAGCCGATCCTGGGCCGGCCGGTGCACGAGATTTCTGTCGCCCGGCTGCTGGCCCAGCTGTTTCAGGTGACCGAGACCTTCGCCATGGAGACCCAGCCGCAGCTGCTGTTGCTGCAGAAGACCATGCTGGTCGCCGAGGGCGTCGGGCGCACGCTGAATCCGACCCTGAACATGTGGGAGCTGGCGCGCCCGCTGATCGAGGACTGGATGCGCGCGCATCGCGGGCCGGAGGCGCGCATCCGCCAGGCGGCGCTGGATATCGGCCTGATCGTCGAGCGGCTGCCCGCCCTGCTGGGGCAGATCGAGCGCGCCGCCGACCGGCTGGCCGACCCGGCCGGCGTGAAGCTGCACCCCGACACGGCGGCGGCGCTGCTGCGCCGGCGGCGCAACGGAGCGGTCGCCCTGTGGCCGCTCTGGCTGGCATTGCTGCTTGTGTCGCTCGCCGCGGTATTGTACTAG
- the coaBC gene encoding bifunctional phosphopantothenoylcysteine decarboxylase/phosphopantothenate--cysteine ligase CoaBC has product MLAGKRILLIVSGGIAAYKSLELIRRLRERGAAVRCVMTGSAEQFVTPLSLQALSEDKVYRDLFSLTDESEMGHINLSRQADLVVVAPATANILAKMAGGLADDLATTLLLATDKAVLAAPAMNVRMWTHAATQANLEILRQRGVRFVGPNEGDMACGEYGPGRMAEPMEIVAAIETYFGKDSPLAGKHALVTSGPTFEAIDPVRFIGNRSSGKQGHAIAAALSRAGAAVTLVSGPVALADPAGVKVVRIESAREMLAACESALPADIAVFAAAVADWRVAHEAAQKIKKPAEGGAAPTLSFAENPDILATIAGLKQGRPALVIGFAAETEKVAAHAAAKRARKGCDWILANDVSAGTGTFGGDANTIHLVTESGTEDWPRLTKQQVAERLAARIGDHFGKKTT; this is encoded by the coding sequence ATGCTGGCGGGCAAGCGCATCCTGCTGATCGTCTCGGGCGGTATCGCCGCCTATAAGAGCCTGGAGCTGATCCGCCGCCTGCGTGAGCGCGGGGCTGCGGTGCGCTGCGTGATGACCGGGTCCGCCGAACAGTTCGTGACGCCGCTCTCCCTGCAGGCGCTGAGCGAGGACAAGGTCTATCGCGATTTGTTCTCGCTGACCGACGAATCCGAGATGGGCCATATCAATCTGTCGCGCCAGGCCGATCTGGTCGTCGTCGCGCCGGCGACCGCCAACATCCTCGCCAAGATGGCCGGCGGTCTCGCCGACGATCTCGCCACCACGCTGCTGCTGGCGACCGACAAGGCGGTGCTGGCCGCGCCCGCCATGAATGTCCGCATGTGGACCCACGCCGCGACCCAGGCCAATCTGGAAATTCTGCGCCAGCGCGGCGTGCGCTTTGTCGGGCCGAACGAGGGCGACATGGCGTGCGGCGAATACGGGCCGGGCCGCATGGCGGAGCCGATGGAGATCGTCGCCGCCATCGAGACCTATTTCGGCAAGGATTCGCCACTGGCGGGCAAGCACGCTTTGGTGACCAGCGGTCCGACCTTTGAAGCCATCGACCCGGTGCGCTTCATCGGCAACCGCTCTTCCGGCAAGCAGGGTCACGCCATCGCGGCGGCGCTGTCACGCGCCGGTGCCGCCGTCACGCTGGTCTCCGGGCCGGTCGCGCTGGCCGATCCGGCGGGGGTGAAAGTGGTGCGCATCGAATCCGCGCGCGAGATGCTGGCGGCCTGCGAATCCGCGCTGCCCGCCGATATCGCCGTGTTCGCCGCCGCCGTCGCCGACTGGCGCGTGGCGCACGAAGCGGCGCAGAAGATCAAGAAGCCGGCGGAAGGCGGGGCAGCACCAACGCTCAGCTTCGCCGAAAATCCCGATATCCTCGCCACCATTGCCGGGCTGAAACAGGGCCGGCCGGCGCTGGTCATAGGATTTGCGGCGGAAACCGAGAAGGTGGCGGCGCATGCCGCCGCCAAGCGCGCCCGCAAGGGCTGCGACTGGATATTGGCGAACGATGTCTCCGCCGGCACCGGCACCTTCGGCGGCGACGCCAACACCATCCATCTGGTGACGGAGA